A single window of Oncorhynchus clarkii lewisi isolate Uvic-CL-2024 chromosome 10, UVic_Ocla_1.0, whole genome shotgun sequence DNA harbors:
- the LOC139419044 gene encoding probable E3 ubiquitin-protein ligase HERC6: protein MFCWGDGSSGQFGLNFENVSVPIAGNIFSDKITEIVCGEQHTLFLTVDGRILSCGRNSKGQLGRQRNRDSKLPAPVEGLGVVVSVACGQDHSVAVCASGQVYSWGAGGEGQLGIAPTTVSKVPRPRPVPIPSPLPITVIQVACGNSHSLALTKGGQVFSWGLNSHGQLGLGKGVPLQPIPALVRSLIGVPVTQVAAGGTHTLALTLPGLVYCCGANRAGQLGLNRVDEKGRFNICSVPALRVVGVSFISCGEAHSAVLTKGGQVFTFGEGSRGQLGHNASANELLPKLVEGMDGLASQIACGSHHTLVLGSSGQLWAFGSGVKGQLGTGITAGCLRPTSVLLERASGGAATVIHNDMKISVGWNSNFIYTAESSEREQPIGRLDKAKLQKWLSMEQGNAEAQREISLMFSTSSSLVASFTKASEIPQAAGALTVDLEAASKVFDQLLNIPWIRKSVNIVPLVENLCISAAIIKSPEIFLILPTISLLHEDHNVMNMVMTLAVFISNHLNETAMKTLKDWWSSLEPSIMTKHILMWKNALSFLLRNGLLVTHNPGVKLLLQLLKQLHKANKRAGRIQKVPASTFYVEEIIGNVIPMEDVKLWRFWSTREDMEEMPVIFCRFPFVLNLICKMAVFNIHAHFSKEVHKLAHRLTVMCPSGTFRDNPESPPAPVFQLTLRRPSLIEDTFRQLGAADHDYFQRELVVQFVEDIKLSLVNKRDFFLHVFEELLAPESEMFMYNDTKTLVWFPAKPRVEEKSYFLFGVLCGMALYNHNIVHLPFPLALFKKMVGVKPSLEDMREFDPVVGGSLRYLLEDYTDDDVEENLDMTFTVIWDDQKVELDPKETGKPVTRFNRKQFVDAYVNLAFNQSAEKVFEEFRRGFFKVCDRDVVELFQPEELRGVMVGKEDYDWDTLKQNTVYDGEYHARHPNIITFWEAFEELTADQKKAFLLFLTGCDRAPILGMDKIQMKVAVLQNSTELHFPESLTCHFLLLLPIYPSKEMLLARLKEACAHNRGFWKE, encoded by the exons ATGTTCTGCTGGGGAGACGGTTCGAGTGGACAGTTTGGTCTAAACTTTGAGAATGTGTCTGTTCCTATAGCAGGGAATATATTCTCTGATAAAATCACAGAAATTGTTTGTGGGGAACAACACACTTTATTTCTCACCGTAGATGGCAGGATCCTATCATGCGGGCGCAACTCAAAGGGACAACTtggcagacagaggaacagagattcAAAACTACCAG CCCCAGTGGAGGGTCTGGGGGTAGTGGTCTCTGTGGCTTGTGGTCAGGACCACTCTGTAGCTGTGTGCGCATCAGGACAGGTCTACTCCTGGGGGGCAGGGGGTGAAGGACAGCTGGGCATCGCACCTACTACTGTCTCCAAAGTCCCCAGGCCAAG ACCAGTTCCAATACCGTCGCCCTTGCCGATAACAGTGATACAGGTTGCTTGTGGAAATTCCCATTCTTTGGCCCTGACTAAAG GAGGACAGGTGTTCTCATGGGGTCTGAACAGCCATGGACAGCTGGGCCTGGGGAAGGGAGTCCCTCTGCAGCCCATACCTGCCCTGGTGCGCTCCCTCATAGGGGTCCCAGTGACTCAGGTAGCAGCCGGAGGAACCCACACTCTGGCCCTCACCCTCCCAGGCCTGGTCTACTGCTGTGGGGCGAACAGGGCTGGGCAGCTGGGACTCAACCGTGTGGATGAGAAAG GCCGGTTCAACATCTGTTCTGTGCCTGCTCTCAGAGTCGTGGGGGTTTCCTTCATCAGCTGTGGAGAGGCACATTCTGCTGTTCTCACCAAG GGTGGACAGGTGTTCACCTTTGGAGAGGGAAGCCGAGGCCAGCTTGGGCACAATGCATCAGCTAACGAACTCCTACCCAAACTGGTAGAGGGTATGGATGGACTGGCCTCACAGATAGCATGTGGCAG CCATCACACCCTGGTGCTGGGGTCCTCAGGTCAACTCTGGGCCTTTGGCAGTGGGGTCAAAGGTCAGCTAGGGACTGGCATTACGGCGGGCTGCTTGCGACCCACCTCAGTGCTGCTGGAAAGGGCTTCTGGTGGGGCAGCAACAGTCATACACAACG acaTGAAGATATCAGTGGGATGGAATTCAAACTTCATTTACACTGCTGAG AGTTCTGAAAGAGAACAGCCAATCGGGAGGTTAGATAAAGCCAAGCTGCAAAAATGGCTGTCGATGGAGCAAGGAAATGCAGAGGCGCAAAG AGAAATATCCTTGATGTTCTCAACAAGTTCAAGTCTGGTGGCCAGTTTCACCAAAGCCAG TGAGATTCCACAAGCAGCCGGAGCTTTGACAGTGGACCTAGAGGCTGCTAGCAAGGTTTTCGACCAGCTACTGAACATACCTTGGATTAGGAAATCA GTAAACATTGTGCCACTGGTGGAAAATCTTTGCATTTCAGCAGCTATCATCAAGTCACCAGAGATCTTTCTGATACTACCCACAATCTCTCTTCTCCATGAGGACCACAACGTCATGAACATGGTCATGACATTAGCAGtatttatcagcaaccatctgAACGAAACGGCTATGAAAACTTTAA aaGACTGGTGGTCGTCACTGGAGCCTTCCATCATGACTAAGCACATTCTGATGTGGAAGAATGCCCTGTCATTCCTGCTGAGGAATGGTCTTCTGGTTACCCACAACCCTGGAGTCAAACTCTTGCTACAACTCCTCAAGCAGCTCCACAAA GCAAACAAAAGGGCTGGAAGAATCCAGAAAGTTCCAGCCAGTACCTTTTATGTGGAAGAGATCATTGGTAAcgtcattcctatggaggacgtGAAGCTTTGGCGTTTTTGGTCAACAAGGGAG GATATGGAGGAGATGCCTGTCATCTTTTGCCGTTTCCCATTTGTGTTGAATCTGATATGCAAGATGGCTGTTTTCAACAttcatgcacatttttcaaag GAGGTTCACAAACTCGCCCACCGGCTGACAGTGATGTGTCCTTCTGGAACGTTCCGAGACAACCCAGAATCTCCCCCTGCTCCAGTCTTCCAGTTGACCTTAAGGCGCCCGTCACTCATCGAAGACACCTTCAGACAACTGGGTGCTGCAGATCATGACTACTTCCAGAGAGAACTTGTG GTGCAGTTTGTGGAGGACATTAAGCTGTCGCTCGTCAACAAAAGGGACTTCTTCCTCCATGTGTTTGAAGAGCTGTTGGCACCAGAGTCTGAGATGTTCATGTACAACGACACCAAGACACTGGTCTGGTTCCCTGCCAAG CccagagtggaggagaagagctACTTCCTGTTTGGTGTCTTGTGTGGCATGGCCCTGTACAACCACAACATTGTACACCTGCCCTTCCCTCTGGCCCTGTTCAAGAAGATGGTGGGGGTCAAGCCCTCACTGGAGGACATGAGAGAGTTTGACCCTGTTGTGGGAGG GAGTTTGCGGTACCTCTTGGAGGACTACACTGATgatgatgttgaagaaaacctggaCATGACCTTCACC GTGATCTGGGATGACCAGAAGGTGGAGCTGGATCCCAAAGAAACAGGAAAACCAGTCACACGTTTTAACAG GAAGCAGTTTGTTGATGCCTACGTCAACCTTGCCTTCAACCAATCAGCGGAGAAGGTGTTTGAAGAGTTCAGGAGAGGCTTCTTCAAGGTGTGTGACAGGGACGTGGTGGAGTTGTTCCAGCCTGAGGAGCTCAGGGGAGTCATGGTGGGGAAAGAGGACTACGACTGGGACACGCTCAAACAG AACACTGTGTATGATGGAGAGTATCATGCCAGACATCCCAACATCATCACATTCTGGGAGGCTTTTGAGGAACTGACAGCTGACCAAAAGAAAGCTTTCCTCC tGTTCCTGACGGGCTGTGATCGCGCTCCTATCCTGGGCATGGACAAGATCCAGATGAAGGTGGCAGTCCTGCAGAACTCTACTGAACTACATTTCCCAGAATCCCTTACCTGCCACTTCCTACTGCTGCTGCCCATCTACCCCTCCAAGGAGATGCTGCTGGCCAGGCTCAAAGAGGCATGTGCCCACAACAGAGGCTTCTGGAAGGAGTAA